A single window of Crassostrea angulata isolate pt1a10 chromosome 8, ASM2561291v2, whole genome shotgun sequence DNA harbors:
- the LOC128158712 gene encoding uncharacterized protein LOC128158712 — protein MSASGDDVEDSTEYSRYGIKDAPQTAIATPLGQTRTCAGLNAKEASFLIISIVNILTALGLTLYRFITVIDEGNSGSTDFTFALILIINGVFSIFYVFHGLLREKKYELYVLILAILVVMVYCIVEYIVNEKGRSTLKLVRLILVAVLAPPNIVLAWSVARHFGYLTFRIVGASEYLQHLYKQASIFSSLLKFDVQVTASFVILVLKDGTTVDTFKQVALSVGLPYSVLWNIYGWFILRKEWKKQTWVFAFFGLAKPAYYIFQIIKEYSQLEDDATEGQKLIVYSTLVAGALGVLIWCVIMVELTIVYKNFGQGLKERAFDVLASEKTSLITGRRVHN, from the exons ATGTCTGCGTCAGGTGACGATGTCGAAGATTCGACAGAATACTCCAGGTATGGAATCAAGGATGCCCCGCAAACGGCGATCGCCACACCTTTAGGACAG ACAAGAACCTGTGCGGGGTTAAATGCCAAGGAGGCCTCGTTTCTGATCATCAGCATTGTGAATATCCTGACCGCCCTGGGACTGACACTCTACCGCTTCATCACGGTCATTGATGAGGGGAATTCGGGCAGTACTGACTTCACCTTTGCCCTCATTCTTATCATCAATGGAG TATTCTCCATCTTCTATGTGTTTCATGGTCTGCTACGAGAGAAAAAGTACGAACTGTACGTCCTTATCCTGGCCATCTTAGTAGTAATGGTGTACTGCATTGTAGAGTACATTGTCAATGAGAAAGGAAGGTCTACACTCAAGCTG GTGAGATTAATACTGGTCGCTGTGTTGGCCCCGCCCAACATTGTACTGGCTTGGTCTGTAGCCAGACATTTTGGTTACTTGACGTTCCGCATTGTTGGAGCCTCAGAATACCTTCAGC atttaTACAAGCAAGCATCCATTTTTTCCTCCTTATTGAAGTTTGATGTTCAAGTTACG GCAAGTTTTGTGATATTGGTTCTCAAAGATGGGACAACTGTGGACACGTTCAAACAGGTGGCCCTCTCTGTGGGTCTCCCTTACTCTGTGCTGTGGAACATCTATGGCTGGTTCATT tTAAGAAAAGAATGGAAGAAACAAACCTGGGTCTTTGCTTTCTTTGGCCTTGCGAAACCTGCATACTATATATTCCAAATCATAAAG GAGTACAGCCAACTAGAAGATGACGCCACAGAGGGCCAGAAGTTGATAGTATACTCCACCCTAGTAGCAG GAGCTTTGGGTGTGCTGATTTGGTGTGTCATCATGGTAGAACTGACTATTGTCTACAAAAACTTTGGCCAAGGACTAAAGGAGAGAG CATTTGATGTTCTGGCCTCGGAGAAGACGAGTCTAATTACAGGGAGGAGGGTGCATAACTGA